A window of Lacibacter sediminis contains these coding sequences:
- the ileS gene encoding isoleucine--tRNA ligase, with product MSVKYREFSQLNLPSIEQEILAKWDAEQAFEKSIEVRNAAVPFVFYEGPPSANGMPGIHHVISRTLKDLVCRYKTMKGFKVNRKGGWDTHGLPIELGVEKELGITKEDIGVKITVEEYNKKCREAVLRYKDKWDEITKKMGYWVDLNDPYITFENSYIETLWWLLQQLYKKGLLYESVSIQPYSPAAGTGLSSHELNQPGTYKDVKDTSATVMFRATQDEKSKFLHDAVHGAEVFFMAWTTTPWTLPSNLGLTVGPNIEYVLVQTFNPYTHLPVNIVLAKDLVHKYLKGEGENGDFEGYNGEQKILPWKIIASFKGSQLEGLHYEQLLPYEANSIEEVKRITPDADPFRVLIGDFVTTEDGTGIVHTAPAFGADDYRVGKKFNIGILTMVDREGKFLDGLGEFSNRYVKNYKDDANYVDVNVDICVKLKKENRAFKVEKYEHSYPHCWRTDKPILYYPLDAWFIKTTAIKDKMVELNKTINWKPKSTGEGRFGNWLENMVDWNLSRSRFWGTALPIWKTEDGEEEICIGTVDELRENAAKADATLGTNNAKYLGNDIDLHKPYVDEIVLISPTGKPMKRVPDLIDVWFDSGAMPYAQWGLDHEKVKNGDKYPFKLPAGVNKFEDLYPASFIAEGVDQTRGWFYTLHAIASLVYDSVAYKTVVSNGLVLDKNGNKMSKRLGNVVNPFETIEKFGADATRWYLITNASPWDNLKFDIEGIKEVQRKFFGTLYNTYQFFALYANVDGFAFKEAAIPVKERPEIDQWILSSLHTLIKKVNEAMDDYEPTQAGRLIEEFVDEHLSNWYVRLCRRRFWKGEYEQDKISAYQTLYECLETVLRLMAPVSPFFSDAIFTELNKVSGRFATASIHHVDFPVADEALIDAALEERMQLAQDASSLVLSLRKKVNIKVRQPLQKILIPVLSNGMKEQFSKVEDIIMSEVNVKEIEYLTADNTFIKKKIKPNFIALGKKMGAKMKAVSAALAQFTQEDISQFERETVYNLLIENETVPLYLTDVEILSEDVPGWMVTNKGAVTVALDVTISPELLNEGNARELVNRIQKIRKESGFELTDRIAVQVLENESLQPSITQFKSYICAEILADNLEFVPHLSNGIEVEVNDIPIKVQVLKKGG from the coding sequence ATGAGCGTTAAATACAGAGAATTTTCGCAGCTGAATTTACCCTCCATCGAGCAGGAGATATTGGCCAAATGGGATGCTGAACAGGCGTTTGAAAAAAGCATTGAAGTAAGGAACGCAGCGGTTCCCTTTGTGTTTTACGAAGGTCCGCCCAGCGCTAATGGAATGCCCGGCATTCACCATGTAATTTCCCGTACGCTGAAGGATTTGGTGTGTCGCTACAAAACCATGAAAGGCTTCAAAGTAAACCGCAAGGGTGGATGGGATACCCATGGTCTGCCGATCGAGTTAGGTGTGGAGAAAGAATTGGGTATTACCAAAGAAGATATTGGTGTAAAGATCACTGTTGAAGAATACAACAAGAAATGCCGTGAAGCGGTATTGCGTTATAAAGACAAGTGGGATGAGATCACGAAGAAGATGGGTTATTGGGTTGATCTGAATGATCCTTACATCACTTTCGAAAACAGTTACATTGAAACATTGTGGTGGTTATTGCAGCAGTTGTACAAAAAAGGATTGCTGTACGAAAGCGTAAGTATTCAACCATACTCTCCCGCAGCAGGTACAGGTTTAAGTTCACATGAACTGAACCAACCCGGCACGTACAAAGATGTAAAAGATACCAGCGCAACAGTGATGTTTCGTGCAACACAGGATGAAAAAAGTAAGTTCCTTCACGATGCTGTGCATGGTGCCGAAGTATTCTTTATGGCATGGACAACCACACCATGGACTTTGCCAAGTAACCTCGGCTTGACTGTTGGACCAAACATTGAATATGTGTTGGTACAAACCTTCAATCCGTACACACACTTACCGGTGAACATTGTATTAGCGAAAGATCTCGTTCATAAATATTTGAAAGGAGAAGGAGAGAATGGTGATTTTGAAGGATACAATGGAGAACAGAAAATATTGCCATGGAAGATCATCGCCTCATTCAAAGGTTCGCAGTTGGAAGGTTTGCATTACGAGCAACTCTTACCATACGAAGCAAACAGCATTGAAGAAGTAAAACGCATTACACCGGATGCAGATCCGTTCCGTGTATTGATCGGTGATTTTGTTACAACAGAAGATGGTACTGGTATTGTTCATACCGCACCTGCATTTGGTGCAGACGATTATCGTGTAGGAAAGAAATTCAACATTGGTATTTTAACCATGGTTGATCGTGAAGGAAAGTTTCTTGATGGATTAGGTGAATTCAGCAACCGTTATGTAAAGAATTACAAAGACGATGCAAATTATGTGGATGTGAATGTTGACATCTGCGTAAAACTGAAAAAAGAGAACAGAGCCTTTAAAGTTGAGAAATACGAGCACAGTTATCCGCATTGCTGGAGAACAGATAAACCTATTCTTTATTATCCGCTGGATGCATGGTTTATTAAAACCACAGCCATCAAGGATAAAATGGTTGAGTTGAATAAAACCATCAACTGGAAACCAAAGTCAACAGGCGAAGGTCGTTTTGGTAACTGGTTAGAGAACATGGTAGACTGGAATCTCAGTCGTTCACGTTTCTGGGGTACAGCATTGCCCATCTGGAAAACAGAAGATGGTGAAGAAGAAATTTGTATCGGTACTGTTGATGAGTTGAGAGAAAACGCAGCAAAAGCAGACGCAACACTCGGCACCAATAATGCGAAATACTTGGGCAACGATATCGATCTGCATAAACCTTATGTGGATGAGATCGTGCTCATCAGCCCAACTGGCAAACCCATGAAACGTGTACCGGACTTAATTGATGTTTGGTTCGACAGCGGTGCCATGCCTTATGCGCAGTGGGGATTGGATCATGAGAAAGTTAAGAATGGCGATAAGTATCCATTCAAACTTCCTGCAGGCGTCAACAAGTTTGAAGATCTGTATCCTGCAAGTTTTATTGCAGAAGGTGTAGATCAAACACGTGGTTGGTTTTATACACTGCATGCAATCGCATCATTGGTATATGATAGTGTTGCTTACAAAACGGTAGTAAGTAATGGTTTGGTGTTGGATAAGAATGGTAACAAAATGAGTAAGCGCCTCGGTAACGTGGTGAATCCATTTGAAACCATTGAAAAATTTGGTGCCGATGCTACACGCTGGTACCTCATCACCAATGCATCGCCATGGGATAATTTAAAATTTGATATTGAAGGCATCAAAGAAGTGCAACGCAAATTCTTTGGTACACTTTATAACACTTACCAGTTCTTCGCACTGTATGCAAATGTGGATGGTTTTGCTTTTAAAGAAGCTGCCATTCCAGTAAAAGAACGACCTGAAATTGATCAGTGGATCTTATCATCGCTTCACACACTCATCAAAAAAGTGAACGAAGCAATGGATGATTATGAACCAACGCAAGCTGGTCGTTTAATTGAAGAATTTGTAGATGAGCATTTGAGTAACTGGTATGTGCGTTTGTGCCGTCGCCGTTTCTGGAAAGGCGAGTACGAGCAGGATAAGATCAGTGCATATCAAACGCTTTATGAATGTTTGGAAACTGTTCTTCGTTTAATGGCGCCGGTTTCTCCATTCTTCAGCGATGCGATTTTCACTGAACTGAACAAAGTGAGCGGACGATTTGCAACAGCATCGATCCATCATGTTGATTTCCCTGTTGCAGATGAGGCTTTGATCGATGCAGCTTTGGAAGAACGTATGCAACTGGCACAGGATGCCTCTTCACTGGTGCTGTCGCTCCGTAAAAAAGTGAATATCAAGGTTCGTCAACCTTTGCAAAAAATATTGATTCCGGTGCTGAGCAACGGTATGAAAGAACAGTTCAGCAAAGTGGAAGATATCATCATGAGCGAGGTAAATGTGAAAGAGATTGAGTACCTCACGGCCGACAATACCTTCATCAAAAAGAAGATCAAGCCCAACTTTATTGCCCTCGGCAAAAAGATGGGAGCGAAGATGAAAGCGGTATCGGCAGCCCTCGCCCAATTCACCCAGGAAGACATCAGCCAATTTGAGCGTGAAACTGTTTATAATCTGTTGATAGAGAATGAAACTGTTCCTTTATATTTGACAGATGTAGAAATTCTAAGCGAGGACGTGCCCGGCTGGATGGTGACGAACAAGGGAGCAGTTACCGTGGCATTGGATGTAACCATTTCCCCCGAATTGCTAAATGAAGGCAATGCACGGGAACTGGTGAACAGGATCCAGAAAATCCGCAAAGAGAGTGGTTTTGAGCTGACTGACAGAATAGCTGTACAGGTTTTAGAGAATGAGAGCCTGCAGCCTTCTATCACTCAATTTAAATCCTATATTTGCGCCGAAATTTTGGCAGATAACCTTGAATTTGTACCGCATTTATCCAATGGCATCGAAGTTGAGGTTAACGATATTCCAATAAAAGTTCAAGTACTCAAAAAAGGAGGATAG
- a CDS encoding TraR/DksA family transcriptional regulator, which yields MKYQPDFTKSVLDKSVEEKPQGPMVRYSDADLVEFKELIQRKHEAAKKELNYLQGLITRKDDQGGDGDDGRYMTMEDGSVSMEREQLSQMASRQITYIDHLEKALMRIENKTYGICRVTGKLIDKARLRAVPHATLSIEAKMGIVKGPQPAGE from the coding sequence GTGAAATATCAACCCGATTTTACAAAATCAGTATTAGATAAATCAGTGGAAGAGAAACCTCAGGGACCAATGGTCCGCTACAGTGATGCAGACCTCGTGGAGTTCAAAGAACTCATTCAGCGTAAACATGAAGCTGCTAAAAAAGAATTGAACTATTTGCAGGGATTGATCACCCGTAAGGATGATCAGGGTGGCGATGGTGATGATGGTCGTTACATGACCATGGAAGATGGTAGTGTTAGCATGGAGCGTGAGCAACTGAGCCAGATGGCCAGCCGCCAGATCACTTACATCGATCACCTGGAGAAAGCGCTGATGCGTATCGAAAACAAAACCTACGGTATTTGCCGTGTAACCGGTAAATTGATCGATAAGGCCCGTTTACGTGCCGTGCCACATGCTACGTTGAGCATTGAAGCAAAGATGGGTATTGTGAAAGGTCCTCAACCTGCCGGCGAATAA
- a CDS encoding RNA recognition motif domain-containing protein translates to MNIYVGNLAWSMTNEDLAALFEQFGAVTSAKILTDKFSGRSKGFAFVEMENAEEAQAAISQLNDTDVQGRKIVVNEAQPKKDDGGFKKRSFGGGGGGGFRGGSGGGGYKGGGGGGYKGGGGGGYKGGGGGGYNRDY, encoded by the coding sequence GTGAACATTTACGTAGGAAACCTGGCCTGGTCCATGACGAACGAAGACCTCGCTGCTCTGTTTGAGCAATTTGGCGCTGTAACATCTGCCAAAATTTTAACCGACAAATTCTCTGGCCGTAGCAAGGGTTTTGCATTTGTAGAAATGGAAAATGCAGAAGAAGCCCAGGCTGCAATCAGCCAACTGAACGACACTGACGTTCAGGGACGCAAAATTGTAGTGAACGAAGCACAGCCGAAGAAAGACGACGGTGGCTTTAAAAAGCGCAGCTTTGGCGGCGGTGGAGGCGGTGGCTTCCGCGGCGGTAGTGGCGGCGGCGGCTACAAAGGTGGCGGCGGCGGCGGCTACAAAGGTGGCGGCGGTGGCGGCTACAAAGGTGGCGGCGGCGGCGGTTATAACAGAGATTATTAA
- the rbfA gene encoding 30S ribosome-binding factor RbfA, translating into MLEGKRQKQVAGVIHEEMTGIFRKMGLGMIDGGLVSISSVKITPDLLEARIYLSVFQAKDNEAVLKKIEEKAHEIKRELAAKVRSQLRRIPEIKYFLDDTLDQVFKMEELFKKIEEEKKGEE; encoded by the coding sequence ATGTTAGAAGGAAAAAGACAGAAACAGGTAGCAGGAGTAATTCATGAAGAAATGACGGGTATCTTCAGGAAGATGGGGTTAGGTATGATCGATGGAGGATTAGTATCCATCTCATCGGTGAAAATAACACCTGATCTGCTGGAAGCCCGTATTTACCTGAGTGTGTTCCAGGCAAAGGATAATGAAGCCGTGCTGAAAAAGATAGAAGAAAAGGCCCATGAAATAAAACGTGAGTTGGCAGCAAAAGTGAGGAGCCAACTGCGCCGTATACCAGAGATCAAATACTTCCTCGATGATACGCTCGACCAGGTGTTTAAGATGGAAGAACTCTTTAAGAAGATTGAAGAAGAGAAGAAAGGAGAAGAGTAA
- a CDS encoding ABC transporter ATP-binding protein, translating to MKQFQRIFKYLRDYKGKIVLYFLCILLSIVFSMVSLAMLAPFLKLLFNQEDLVTTRPESLLSASDLLNFLMYQISKLILENGAEAALAFICLIIISAILLKNVFLYLSYRILAPMRNGVLTRLRGDLYDKVLKLPIGYFTEQRKGDLISRMSNDANEVEWSVMMALEVLIKEPLNILFYLIGMIILSPQLSLFLLVFLPIMALIIGRVSRSLKKQSTEAGEKNGLVISILDETLGGIRVIKAFTAEKLLGNRFHKVNEEFNHLRNKIHFRKDMASPLSEVLGVLVLSAVLWFGGRLVLAGDAGALTSEGFITYILFFTQIINPSKSLSTAYYNTKRGSAAIERIEEVINAPLVVEESANPVTISSFEKSIEFKNVSFAYNDVTVLTNINLKLEKGKTIALVGSSGSGKSTLADLVPRFHDVTSGEILVDGVNIKNYSLNSLRQLMGIVTQEPILFNDSIANNIALSKAEASKEEIESAATIANAHAFIAKKENGYDENIGDRGSKLSGGERQRVTIARAVLKNPPILILDEATSSLDTESERLVQDAINHLMQDRTSLVIAHRLSTVRHADEILVLQKGEIVERGTHDQLVDLNGFYRKLVDLQEVR from the coding sequence ATGAAACAGTTTCAACGCATTTTCAAATACCTGCGGGATTATAAAGGAAAGATTGTTCTTTATTTTTTATGTATCCTGCTCTCCATTGTGTTTTCAATGGTATCGCTGGCAATGCTGGCGCCCTTCCTGAAACTTTTGTTTAATCAGGAAGATCTGGTAACAACAAGACCCGAATCTCTTCTTTCAGCATCTGATCTGCTCAATTTCCTGATGTACCAGATCAGTAAACTGATCCTTGAAAACGGAGCGGAGGCAGCTCTTGCTTTTATCTGCCTGATCATTATTTCAGCCATCTTATTGAAGAACGTATTTCTTTATCTCTCCTATCGCATTCTTGCACCTATGCGTAATGGTGTGCTAACCCGTTTGCGTGGCGACTTGTACGATAAAGTTTTGAAATTACCAATTGGCTATTTTACAGAACAACGCAAAGGCGATCTTATTTCACGTATGAGTAACGATGCCAATGAAGTGGAATGGAGTGTAATGATGGCGCTGGAAGTATTGATCAAAGAGCCACTGAACATCCTTTTCTATTTAATCGGGATGATAATTCTTAGCCCACAGTTATCATTATTTCTTTTGGTGTTCTTACCGATAATGGCATTGATCATTGGTCGTGTGAGCCGTTCATTGAAAAAACAATCAACTGAAGCCGGCGAGAAAAACGGATTAGTGATTTCCATACTTGATGAAACACTTGGAGGCATTCGTGTGATCAAAGCATTTACTGCAGAGAAATTATTGGGCAATCGTTTTCATAAAGTAAACGAAGAGTTCAATCATCTTCGTAATAAAATTCATTTCAGGAAAGATATGGCTTCGCCTTTATCAGAAGTATTAGGCGTGCTTGTATTAAGTGCCGTGTTATGGTTTGGTGGACGGTTGGTATTGGCGGGTGATGCAGGAGCGCTTACGTCAGAAGGATTTATTACCTACATTCTTTTCTTTACGCAGATAATCAATCCATCAAAATCACTTTCAACCGCTTACTATAATACCAAACGTGGCAGTGCTGCCATTGAGCGTATTGAAGAAGTGATCAATGCACCTTTGGTAGTTGAAGAATCAGCAAACCCTGTTACTATTTCTTCGTTTGAAAAAAGTATTGAGTTTAAAAATGTATCGTTTGCTTATAACGATGTAACTGTTCTTACTAATATCAATCTCAAATTAGAGAAAGGAAAAACAATTGCATTGGTTGGTTCTAGCGGTTCAGGTAAATCAACATTGGCTGACCTTGTGCCGAGATTTCATGATGTAACAAGTGGTGAAATTTTGGTTGATGGTGTGAATATTAAAAACTATTCACTCAACAGTCTTCGTCAACTCATGGGTATTGTAACACAGGAACCTATTTTGTTTAATGACAGTATTGCAAACAATATTGCACTCAGTAAAGCAGAAGCAAGCAAAGAAGAAATTGAATCTGCTGCAACCATTGCAAATGCACATGCCTTTATTGCTAAAAAAGAAAATGGGTATGATGAAAATATTGGTGATCGTGGAAGTAAACTCAGCGGTGGTGAACGCCAACGTGTAACTATTGCACGTGCCGTATTAAAAAATCCGCCGATCCTTATTTTGGATGAAGCCACTTCTTCTCTCGATACAGAAAGTGAACGCCTGGTGCAGGATGCTATTAATCATTTGATGCAGGACCGTACCAGTTTGGTGATCGCTCACCGGCTATCAACTGTTCGGCATGCCGATGAAATTCTGGTATTGCAGAAAGGAGAAATTGTGGAACGGGGCACACACGATCAATTGGTTGACTTAAACGGGTTTTACCGCAAGCTGGTAGACCTGCAGGAGGTGCGTTAA
- the hemN gene encoding oxygen-independent coproporphyrinogen III oxidase translates to MQQETIRSLTRKYNRPVPRYTSYPTVPVWKEGIDVDEWKHLLAQQFEMHNSRNGISLYIHLPFCESLCTYCGCNKKITTNHSVEEEYLAMIEQEFELYLQLFHQKPVIRELHLGGGTPTFFSPENLGRLINFITSRSIVHPDHEFSIEGHPNNTTFAHLETLYNLGFRRISYGVQDNDPEVQRIINRIQPLENVERATTDARKLGFASVNYDLIYGLPKQTLQSITKTIEEVITLRPDRIAFYSYAHVPWTSRGQRLFDENDLPSPEDKLQLYLKGKELLTAAGYVDIGMDHFSLTTDDLYTAWKTAKLHRNFMGYTTQHTSMLLGLGVSSISDIGGGFAQNKKSIHEYYEAIQQKELPVFKGYFLNDEDKAFRNYILSISCRDYAVFRREDKRLIEKYVLPQLQQPLDDGLINMNDDGLVVTETGRQFIRNICSAFDLYLQREMITPMFSKAI, encoded by the coding sequence ATGCAACAAGAGACTATAAGGAGCCTGACCAGGAAATACAACCGCCCGGTTCCCCGCTATACAAGTTACCCGACCGTTCCGGTTTGGAAAGAGGGCATTGATGTGGATGAATGGAAACATCTCCTGGCACAGCAATTTGAAATGCACAACAGCCGCAACGGCATCAGTCTGTATATTCATCTGCCTTTCTGCGAATCGTTATGTACTTACTGTGGCTGCAACAAAAAGATCACGACTAATCACAGTGTGGAAGAAGAATACCTGGCCATGATTGAGCAGGAGTTTGAATTATATCTTCAGCTCTTTCATCAAAAGCCTGTTATTCGTGAACTGCATTTGGGTGGAGGCACACCTACATTCTTCTCACCTGAAAACCTGGGGCGACTGATAAACTTTATTACCAGCCGTTCCATTGTTCATCCGGATCATGAATTCAGCATTGAAGGTCATCCCAACAATACAACGTTTGCACATCTTGAAACTTTGTACAATCTTGGTTTCCGTCGCATCAGTTATGGTGTGCAGGATAATGACCCGGAAGTGCAGCGCATCATCAACCGGATTCAACCGTTAGAAAATGTGGAACGTGCGACAACCGATGCACGAAAACTTGGCTTTGCCTCTGTGAATTATGATCTCATTTATGGCCTACCAAAGCAAACTTTACAAAGCATTACAAAAACCATTGAAGAAGTAATTACACTTCGTCCTGATCGTATTGCGTTTTACAGTTATGCGCATGTTCCATGGACGAGCAGAGGGCAGCGCTTGTTTGATGAAAATGATTTGCCTTCACCGGAAGATAAACTGCAGTTGTACCTGAAAGGAAAAGAATTGCTTACAGCGGCGGGTTATGTAGATATAGGCATGGATCATTTTTCATTAACAACCGATGATCTTTATACAGCCTGGAAAACGGCCAAGCTTCACCGCAATTTTATGGGTTACACCACACAACATACTTCGATGTTGTTGGGATTAGGTGTATCGAGCATCAGTGATATTGGCGGCGGCTTTGCACAAAATAAAAAATCGATCCACGAATATTACGAAGCCATTCAGCAGAAAGAATTGCCCGTATTCAAAGGTTATTTTCTGAATGATGAGGACAAGGCATTCCGCAATTATATTCTCAGCATCAGTTGCAGAGATTATGCTGTGTTCAGAAGAGAAGATAAGCGACTGATTGAAAAATATGTGTTACCGCAGCTGCAACAACCACTTGATGATGGACTGATCAATATGAATGATGATGGATTGGTTGTAACAGAAACAGGCCGACAGTTCATCCGTAATATCTGCAGTGCATTTGATCTTTACCTGCAACGGGAAATGATTACGCCGATGTTCAGTAAAGCGATTTGA